Proteins encoded by one window of Vibrio panuliri:
- the glnG gene encoding nitrogen regulation protein NR(I) translates to MSKGNVWVVDDDSSIRWVMEKTLSSANIKCDTFADAESVLLALERETPDVLISDIRMPGISGIELLSQVHEQSPDLPVIIMTAHSDLDAAVNAYQQGAFEYLPKPFDVDETLTLVERAIAHNQEQRQQQAKADAQLQPTPEIIGEAPSMQEVFRAIGRLSRSSISVLINGESGTGKELVAHALHRHSPRAQNPFIALNMAAIPKDLIESELFGHEKGAFTGANSVRQGRFEQANGGTLFLDEIGDMPLDIQTRLLRVLADGQFYRVGGHSPIRVDVRIVAATHQDLEKLVHKGDFREDLFHRLNVIRIQIPALRERRQDIEKLALHFLQLASEELAVDVKTLHPSTIETLSKLDWPGNVRQLENICRWLTVMASGSEVLPNDLPAELLEAKTVSSSSTDGGWQQHLTQWAKHALASGETELLNAAQPEFERILLEVALEHTNGHKQDAAKVLGWGRNTLTRKLKELY, encoded by the coding sequence ATGAGCAAAGGAAACGTATGGGTCGTCGATGATGACAGTTCCATTCGCTGGGTGATGGAAAAGACACTCTCTTCAGCCAATATTAAATGCGATACCTTCGCCGACGCCGAGAGCGTGTTACTTGCTCTAGAACGTGAAACCCCAGACGTACTGATCTCAGATATCCGTATGCCAGGGATTAGCGGCATAGAACTGCTTAGCCAAGTTCACGAGCAATCACCCGATCTGCCGGTGATTATAATGACTGCGCACTCAGATCTAGACGCTGCGGTCAATGCCTATCAACAAGGTGCTTTTGAATACCTACCCAAACCCTTTGATGTGGATGAAACTTTAACCTTGGTTGAACGCGCCATCGCCCACAATCAAGAGCAACGCCAGCAACAAGCAAAAGCCGATGCACAACTGCAACCAACACCTGAAATCATTGGCGAAGCGCCATCAATGCAAGAAGTGTTTCGTGCCATCGGACGCCTGTCACGCTCATCAATATCAGTGCTAATTAATGGCGAGTCTGGTACGGGCAAAGAACTGGTTGCACACGCGCTTCATCGACACAGTCCACGCGCACAAAATCCATTTATTGCGTTAAACATGGCTGCGATTCCCAAAGACCTCATTGAATCAGAGCTCTTTGGTCATGAAAAAGGGGCTTTCACTGGCGCAAATAGCGTACGTCAAGGGCGCTTTGAACAAGCCAATGGCGGCACACTGTTTCTGGATGAAATTGGGGATATGCCGCTAGATATTCAAACCCGTTTACTTCGTGTTTTGGCTGATGGGCAGTTCTATCGTGTCGGTGGGCACTCCCCCATTCGTGTTGATGTTCGAATCGTGGCAGCAACACACCAAGATCTCGAAAAACTGGTACATAAAGGTGACTTTCGCGAGGATTTGTTCCACCGCCTCAACGTTATTCGCATTCAAATACCAGCCTTGCGCGAACGTCGACAAGATATAGAGAAATTGGCATTACACTTTTTGCAACTAGCCTCTGAAGAGTTAGCCGTCGATGTAAAAACCCTACATCCCTCAACCATAGAAACCTTATCCAAACTCGACTGGCCGGGTAACGTGCGACAGTTGGAGAATATTTGTCGTTGGTTAACGGTTATGGCGAGTGGCAGTGAAGTCCTCCCCAATGACCTTCCAGCTGAACTGCTTGAAGCCAAAACGGTTAGCAGCTCTAGTACTGACGGAGGCTGGCAGCAACATCTCACTCAATGGGCCAAACACGCTCTTGCCAGTGGTGAAACCGAACTATTGAACGCGGCACAACCGGAGTTTGAACGCATTTTGCTGGAAGTGGCGTTAGAGCATACCAATGGACACAAGCAAGATGCAGCGAAAGTGTTAGGATGGGGACGTAACACCTTAACAAGAAAGCTAAAAGAGCTTTACTAA
- the glnL gene encoding nitrogen regulation protein NR(II) → MSFELDTTILNHQVTAVLIMNESLKIRYANPSAEQLFSQSAKRLIDSPLSKHIQHASLDLALLSQPLQSGQSITDSDVTFVVDGKPLMLEVTISPITWQKELLLLVEMRKIDQQRRLSQELNQHAQQQAAKLLVRGLAHEIKNPLGGLRGAAQLLERCLPDPNLKEYTQIIIEQADRLRSLVDRLLGPQKPGTKSCENLHLILEKVRQLVELDIDNQVVIERDYDPSLPDIMMDVEQIEQALLNIVSNAGQILSKQEQGQITIRTRTVHQANIHGQRYKLAARIEVIDNGPGIPTDLQDTLFYPMVSGREGGTGLGLSISQNLIDQHKGKIDVESWPGHTCFTIYLPIK, encoded by the coding sequence GTGAGCTTTGAGTTAGATACGACTATTTTAAATCATCAAGTAACGGCGGTTCTGATCATGAATGAATCGCTTAAGATACGTTACGCCAACCCATCGGCTGAACAACTATTCTCGCAAAGCGCCAAACGCTTAATTGATTCCCCCTTAAGCAAACATATCCAACACGCTTCTCTCGATTTAGCGCTACTTTCACAACCACTACAAAGTGGGCAAAGTATCACTGATAGCGATGTCACCTTTGTCGTCGATGGTAAGCCATTGATGCTGGAAGTCACCATCAGCCCTATTACATGGCAAAAAGAACTGCTGCTTCTGGTCGAAATGCGCAAAATTGACCAGCAACGCCGATTATCGCAAGAGCTCAATCAACATGCCCAGCAACAAGCCGCTAAACTGCTTGTTCGTGGGCTGGCCCATGAAATCAAAAATCCCCTTGGCGGGTTACGTGGAGCAGCCCAACTACTGGAACGCTGTCTGCCCGATCCGAATCTCAAGGAATACACTCAAATCATCATCGAACAAGCTGATCGTCTACGCTCTTTGGTTGACCGCTTGCTTGGTCCACAGAAACCAGGCACCAAAAGTTGCGAGAACTTACATCTAATTTTAGAGAAAGTCCGCCAGTTGGTTGAGCTGGATATCGATAATCAGGTCGTCATTGAGAGGGATTATGATCCGAGCTTGCCGGATATCATGATGGATGTAGAGCAAATTGAGCAGGCACTACTTAATATTGTCAGTAATGCAGGGCAGATACTCTCCAAGCAAGAACAGGGACAAATTACCATTCGCACCAGAACAGTGCATCAAGCCAATATTCATGGGCAACGCTACAAGCTGGCCGCTCGTATAGAAGTCATCGACAACGGCCCAGGGATTCCGACCGATCTGCAAGATACGCTCTTTTACCCAATGGTGAGTGGTCGCGAAGGCGGAACAGGCTTGGGGCTATCAATATCACAGAATTTGATCGATCAACATAAAGGCAAGATAGACGTAGAAAGCTGGCCAGGACATACCTGCTTTACGATTTATCTGCCAATCAAGTAA
- the glnA gene encoding glutamate--ammonia ligase yields the protein MSVENVLSLIQENEVKFVDLRFTDTKGKEQHISIPAHQIDADFFEEGKMFDGSSVAGWKGINESDMVMMPDASSAVLDPFTEDATLNIRCDILEPATMQGYDRDPRSIAKRAEDYMRATGIADTVLVGPEPEFFLFDDVKFSNDMSGSFFKIDDVEAAWNTGSEIEGGNKGHRPGVKGGYFPVAPVDSSQDIRSAMCLIMEEMGLVVEAHHHEVATAGQNEIATRFNTLTTKADEIQIYKYVVHNVAHAFGKTATFMPKPLVGDNGSGMHVHQSLAKDGVNLFAGDKYGGLSETALYYIGGIIKHARAINAFANPSTNSYKRLVPGFEAPVMLAYSARNRSASIRIPVVPSPKARRIEARFPDPAANPYLAFACLLMAGLDGIKNKIHPGEAMDKDLYDLPAEEAAEIPKVAESLEVALKALDEDREFLTAGGVFSDDFIDSYITLKSQDVERINMATHPLEFEMYYSV from the coding sequence ATGTCAGTAGAAAACGTTTTATCGCTGATCCAAGAAAACGAAGTTAAGTTTGTTGACCTACGCTTTACTGATACAAAAGGTAAAGAGCAACACATCTCTATTCCTGCGCACCAAATCGACGCAGACTTCTTCGAAGAAGGTAAGATGTTTGATGGTTCTTCAGTGGCTGGCTGGAAAGGTATCAACGAATCTGACATGGTGATGATGCCTGACGCATCTTCAGCTGTTCTTGACCCATTCACAGAAGACGCAACGCTAAACATCCGTTGTGACATTCTTGAGCCTGCAACAATGCAAGGTTACGACCGTGACCCACGCTCAATCGCTAAGCGTGCCGAAGACTACATGCGCGCAACAGGTATCGCAGACACAGTTCTTGTTGGTCCAGAGCCAGAGTTCTTCCTATTTGATGATGTGAAGTTCTCTAACGATATGTCTGGTTCTTTCTTCAAGATCGACGACGTAGAAGCAGCGTGGAACACAGGTTCTGAAATCGAAGGCGGTAACAAAGGTCACCGTCCTGGCGTGAAAGGCGGTTACTTCCCAGTAGCTCCAGTAGACTCTTCTCAAGACATCCGTTCTGCTATGTGTCTAATCATGGAAGAAATGGGTCTAGTCGTAGAAGCGCACCACCACGAAGTAGCGACAGCGGGTCAAAACGAAATCGCAACTCGCTTCAACACGCTAACGACTAAAGCGGATGAAATCCAAATCTACAAATACGTAGTACACAACGTTGCACACGCATTTGGCAAAACTGCGACATTCATGCCTAAGCCACTAGTAGGCGATAACGGCTCTGGTATGCACGTGCACCAATCTCTAGCAAAAGATGGCGTTAACCTATTTGCTGGTGATAAGTACGGCGGTCTATCTGAAACAGCACTTTACTACATCGGTGGTATCATCAAGCACGCTCGCGCAATCAACGCGTTCGCTAACCCATCGACTAACTCTTACAAGCGTCTAGTACCAGGCTTTGAAGCACCAGTAATGCTAGCTTACTCAGCTCGTAACCGTTCTGCTTCTATCCGTATCCCAGTGGTACCAAGCCCGAAAGCTCGTCGTATCGAAGCACGCTTCCCAGATCCAGCGGCAAACCCATACCTAGCGTTTGCATGTCTACTAATGGCTGGTCTTGACGGTATCAAGAACAAGATCCACCCAGGCGAAGCAATGGATAAAGACTTGTACGACCTACCAGCTGAAGAAGCAGCAGAGATTCCAAAAGTAGCTGAGTCGCTAGAAGTTGCACTGAAAGCACTAGATGAAGACCGTGAGTTCCTAACAGCAGGCGGCGTATTCTCTGATGACTTCATCGATTCATACATCACATTGAAATCTCAAGATGTAGAGCGCATCAACATGGCGACTCACCCACTTGAGTTTGAAATGTACTACTCAGTGTAA
- the typA gene encoding translational GTPase TypA — protein MATPQIDKLRNIAIIAHVDHGKTTLVDKLLQQSGTLESRGEAEERVMDSNDIEKERGITILAKNTAINWNDYRINIVDTPGHADFGGEVERIMSMVDSVLLIVDAVDGPMPQTRFVTQKAFAHGLKPIVVINKIDRPGARPDWVMDQVFDLFDNLGATDEQLDFKVVYASALNGWATLEEGETGENMEPLFQTIVEQVAAPEVDLDGPLQMQISQLDYSSYVGVIGVARVTRGTVRPNQQVTIVSADGKKRNGKVGTVMGYLGLERHDIEQANAGDIIAITGLGELKISDTICDVNHVEAMTPLSVDEPTVTMTFQVNTSPFAGKEGKFVTSRNILERLQKELVHNVALRVEETDNPDRFRVSGRGELHLSILIENMRREGFELAVSRPEVIIKRDENGNLEEPFETVTIDVMEENQGGIMEAIGLRKGELTDMSPDGKGRVRMDFMMPSRGLIGFQTEFMTLTSGSGLLYHTFDHYGPHKGGTIGQRNNGVLISNATGKALTYALFNLQERGRLFTEHADEVYEGQVIGIHNRSNDLTVNCLKGKQLTNVRASGTDEAQVLTPAIKYTLEQALEFIDDDELVEVTPVSIRIRKRHLTENDRKRASRDAK, from the coding sequence ATGGCTACTCCACAGATTGATAAATTAAGAAATATCGCGATCATCGCGCACGTTGACCACGGTAAAACCACACTGGTTGATAAGCTACTTCAACAATCAGGTACGCTAGAGTCTCGCGGTGAAGCTGAAGAGCGAGTCATGGACTCGAACGACATCGAGAAAGAGCGCGGCATTACCATCCTTGCTAAAAACACAGCAATTAACTGGAATGACTACCGCATCAACATCGTAGATACTCCGGGACACGCGGACTTCGGTGGTGAAGTAGAACGTATTATGTCGATGGTAGACTCTGTACTACTTATCGTTGACGCAGTTGATGGCCCAATGCCACAAACGCGTTTCGTAACACAAAAAGCATTTGCTCACGGCCTTAAGCCAATCGTTGTAATCAACAAGATTGACCGTCCTGGTGCTCGTCCTGACTGGGTTATGGACCAAGTGTTCGACCTATTCGACAACCTAGGTGCAACTGATGAACAGCTAGACTTTAAAGTAGTTTACGCATCAGCACTTAACGGTTGGGCTACACTAGAAGAAGGCGAAACTGGCGAGAACATGGAACCACTATTCCAAACTATCGTTGAGCAAGTAGCGGCACCTGAAGTTGACCTAGATGGTCCACTACAAATGCAAATCTCTCAGCTAGATTACAGCTCATACGTAGGTGTTATCGGTGTGGCGCGTGTAACTCGCGGTACAGTACGTCCTAACCAACAAGTCACTATCGTAAGTGCTGACGGTAAGAAACGTAACGGTAAAGTTGGTACGGTAATGGGCTACCTAGGTCTTGAGCGTCATGACATTGAGCAAGCAAACGCTGGTGACATCATTGCGATCACAGGTCTTGGTGAACTTAAGATCTCTGACACTATCTGTGATGTAAACCACGTTGAAGCAATGACTCCGCTATCTGTTGATGAACCAACAGTAACGATGACATTCCAAGTAAACACGTCTCCATTTGCAGGCAAAGAAGGTAAGTTCGTAACTTCACGTAACATCCTTGAGCGTCTACAAAAAGAGCTAGTACACAACGTTGCACTACGTGTTGAAGAAACCGACAACCCAGATCGCTTCCGCGTATCAGGCCGTGGTGAACTTCACCTATCTATCCTGATCGAAAACATGCGTCGTGAAGGTTTTGAGCTAGCAGTATCTCGTCCAGAAGTAATCATCAAGCGTGATGAAAACGGCAACCTAGAAGAACCGTTTGAAACTGTAACTATCGACGTTATGGAAGAAAACCAAGGCGGTATCATGGAAGCTATCGGTCTACGTAAAGGTGAACTGACTGATATGTCTCCAGACGGCAAAGGCCGTGTACGCATGGACTTTATGATGCCTTCTCGTGGCCTTATCGGTTTCCAAACTGAGTTCATGACACTGACTTCTGGTTCTGGTCTTCTTTACCATACATTTGACCACTACGGCCCACACAAAGGCGGTACTATCGGTCAACGTAACAACGGTGTTCTAATTTCGAACGCAACGGGTAAAGCACTGACTTACGCACTGTTCAACCTACAAGAACGTGGTCGTCTATTTACAGAGCACGCTGACGAAGTATACGAAGGTCAAGTAATCGGTATTCATAACCGTTCTAACGACCTAACAGTAAACTGTCTGAAAGGTAAGCAGCTAACGAACGTTCGTGCATCTGGTACAGATGAAGCACAAGTACTGACTCCAGCGATCAAATACACGCTAGAGCAAGCACTTGAGTTCATCGATGATGATGAACTAGTAGAAGTAACACCTGTAAGCATTCGTATTCGTAAACGTCACCTGACTGAGAACGATCGTAAACGTGCTTCACGTGATGCAAAATAA
- a CDS encoding AAA family ATPase, with amino-acid sequence MLPIIITGGPGAGKTSIVNHLAARGYATFAEVSRTLIEQQAQLVDGILPWHDLPGFADLCLTHMGEQKQQAAQHSVAFLDRAIPDICGYLAEAELEIDARYIEASAGYHSQVFFCRPHKAIYVQDDVRPYPFDGALAIHDALVAIYQKLGYQVVEVPWGTLEERAAFIESTLALSTETLS; translated from the coding sequence ATGTTACCAATCATTATTACTGGGGGCCCTGGAGCAGGGAAGACCAGTATAGTTAACCATCTGGCCGCGCGCGGTTACGCCACGTTTGCAGAGGTTTCTCGTACCTTAATTGAGCAACAGGCACAACTGGTCGACGGTATTTTGCCTTGGCATGATCTGCCGGGATTTGCCGATTTGTGTTTGACTCATATGGGTGAGCAAAAGCAACAAGCGGCGCAGCACTCAGTGGCATTTTTAGATCGTGCGATCCCAGATATTTGTGGTTATTTAGCTGAGGCTGAGCTGGAGATTGATGCGCGCTATATTGAAGCGAGTGCTGGCTATCATTCGCAGGTGTTTTTTTGTCGCCCACATAAGGCTATCTATGTGCAAGATGATGTGCGTCCCTACCCATTTGATGGCGCATTAGCGATTCACGATGCGCTGGTGGCAATCTATCAGAAGTTGGGCTATCAAGTGGTGGAAGTGCCTTGGGGAACGCTCGAAGAGAGAGCTGCATTTATCGAGAGTACCTTAGCACTCTCGACAGAAACGCTATCTTGA
- a CDS encoding DUF2959 domain-containing protein: protein MPYILAMLLALTTLTGCQSTYYAAMEKVGVHKRDIMVDRVEDAKQSQQEAQQEFTSALEALSALTNFNGGELETVYNQINDKYEASESAAQDVSDRIAAIEDVSEALFAEWEEELSLYTSASLRRSSEQKLRETRTSYTTMIKAMQRAEQRMTPVLNALRDNTLFLKHNLNASAIGSLQGEFVSLEKEIEQAINQMNQAIDESDKFLNKLQAK, encoded by the coding sequence ATGCCTTACATTCTTGCGATGCTTCTGGCACTGACGACCTTAACAGGCTGTCAGTCGACTTATTACGCAGCCATGGAAAAAGTTGGCGTGCATAAACGCGATATTATGGTCGATCGAGTCGAAGACGCGAAGCAATCTCAACAGGAAGCACAACAAGAGTTTACCAGTGCATTAGAAGCTCTGTCAGCTCTAACCAATTTTAATGGTGGTGAACTGGAAACGGTTTATAACCAAATTAACGACAAATATGAAGCGAGCGAGAGCGCAGCGCAAGATGTCAGTGATCGTATTGCGGCGATTGAAGATGTTTCTGAAGCGCTATTTGCAGAATGGGAAGAAGAACTGAGCCTATACACCAGCGCTTCTCTGCGTCGCTCTAGTGAGCAAAAGCTACGTGAAACCCGCACGTCATACACCACCATGATTAAGGCGATGCAACGAGCTGAACAACGCATGACCCCAGTGTTAAACGCGCTGCGAGACAACACGCTCTTCTTAAAGCATAACCTAAATGCGAGTGCGATAGGCTCTCTACAAGGTGAGTTTGTGAGCTTAGAGAAAGAGATTGAACAAGCGATTAATCAAATGAATCAAGCCATTGATGAATCAGATAAGTTCCTCAACAAACTGCAAGCGAAGTAA
- a CDS encoding virulence factor BrkB family protein yields the protein MIGRYKLKMADVVQQVTQFVRYLLTRMLHDRINVNAGYLAYITLLSIVPMLTVLLSVLSSFSVFANVGHIIQDFVITHFVPTAGDAVKSALLEFIANTGKMTAVGGAFLFIAALMLISNIDKNLNYIWRVKHKRRAVFSFSMYWMILTLGPILVGASIAVTSYVTSLTVMDNQVLSSAYQLMLRWLPLILSFLAFVGLYMLVPNKKVQLSHAMIGALVAALLFELSKKGFAAYITQFPSYQLIYGALATIPILFIWVYLCWLIVLVGAEVTAALGEQEHWSDDADMVHSEAEYLLSNQKGSQSDSSDPKSE from the coding sequence ATGATAGGGAGATACAAGTTGAAAATGGCGGATGTCGTTCAACAGGTTACTCAATTTGTGCGTTATCTCTTAACGCGCATGTTGCATGACCGCATCAATGTGAATGCCGGCTACTTAGCCTATATCACATTGCTTTCCATCGTGCCTATGCTGACAGTTCTGCTCTCGGTACTTTCCTCATTTTCTGTGTTTGCCAATGTTGGTCATATTATTCAAGATTTTGTTATCACACACTTCGTGCCCACGGCGGGAGATGCGGTGAAGTCGGCCTTGCTCGAGTTTATCGCGAACACCGGAAAAATGACGGCGGTAGGTGGGGCATTTTTGTTTATTGCTGCACTGATGCTGATCTCCAATATCGATAAAAACCTTAATTACATTTGGCGAGTCAAACACAAGCGTCGCGCGGTATTTTCGTTTTCGATGTACTGGATGATTCTCACCTTAGGCCCAATATTGGTGGGGGCGAGCATTGCGGTGACTTCTTACGTGACATCTTTGACCGTAATGGATAACCAAGTTCTTTCCAGTGCTTATCAGCTTATGCTGCGTTGGTTGCCGCTGATTTTGTCGTTCTTAGCGTTTGTTGGTTTGTATATGTTAGTTCCCAACAAAAAAGTGCAACTTTCTCATGCGATGATAGGGGCTTTGGTTGCGGCATTGTTGTTTGAACTGAGTAAGAAGGGTTTTGCCGCCTACATTACACAATTTCCGTCTTATCAGTTGATTTACGGTGCATTAGCAACGATTCCAATCTTGTTTATTTGGGTCTACCTCTGCTGGTTGATTGTGCTGGTGGGCGCTGAAGTCACGGCGGCGCTTGGTGAGCAAGAGCACTGGAGTGATGATGCAGACATGGTACACTCGGAGGCTGAATATTTGCTAAGTAATCAAAAAGGAAGTCAAAGTGATAGCTCTGATCCAAAGAGTGAGTGA
- the dtd gene encoding D-aminoacyl-tRNA deacylase, with protein MIALIQRVSEAAVRVDGEVVGEIDRGLLVLLGVEKDDDEAKAKRLMERVTTYRVFEDQDGKMNLNVKQVEGKVLVVSQFTLPADTKKGTRAGFSRGAHPSDAGRLYDYFADQCEQVLPTQRGRFAADMKVSLVNDGPVTFWLQV; from the coding sequence GTGATAGCTCTGATCCAAAGAGTGAGTGAAGCGGCGGTACGCGTTGATGGTGAAGTGGTTGGTGAAATTGATCGCGGTCTTTTGGTGCTATTAGGCGTTGAGAAAGATGATGATGAAGCCAAAGCAAAACGATTGATGGAGCGAGTGACCACTTACCGCGTGTTTGAAGATCAAGACGGTAAGATGAATCTTAACGTTAAGCAGGTGGAAGGAAAGGTGTTGGTGGTTTCTCAATTTACCCTGCCTGCGGATACTAAAAAGGGCACTCGAGCGGGCTTCTCGCGAGGCGCACATCCAAGTGATGCTGGGCGTTTGTATGATTACTTTGCCGATCAATGTGAGCAAGTTTTGCCGACGCAACGTGGCCGATTTGCCGCCGATATGAAGGTATCACTGGTCAATGACGGCCCAGTGACATTCTGGTTGCAAGTATAA
- a CDS encoding bifunctional GNAT family N-acetyltransferase/hotdog fold thioesterase yields MFKLITPKTDNQLNKYYQFRWQMLREPWRMPIGSERDEFDAMSHHRMIVDGRGRPMAIGRLYVTPDSEGQIRYMAVKSNRRSKGMGSLILVALESLARQEGAKRLVCNAREEAISFYEKNGFERRGELNDQRGPTRHQQMVKPLDPMANVLRRPEWCAELQERWEHHIPISDKMGIKINQYTGYQFECSAQLNPNLNPHNTMFAGSAFTLATLTGWGMTWLLLKERGLHGDIVLADSQIRYRHPVEQNPVAQSSLDGISGDLDRLASGRKARIIIHVTIYSGKVAAVEFVGTYMLLPNYNALLDSRLDC; encoded by the coding sequence ATGTTTAAGCTGATCACGCCGAAAACAGATAACCAACTCAATAAATACTACCAATTTCGCTGGCAAATGTTGCGCGAACCGTGGCGGATGCCGATCGGCTCAGAGCGCGATGAGTTCGATGCAATGAGTCACCATCGCATGATTGTTGATGGTCGTGGACGGCCTATGGCCATCGGGCGACTTTATGTGACGCCAGATAGTGAAGGTCAAATCCGTTATATGGCGGTGAAGAGCAATCGTCGTAGTAAAGGGATGGGATCGCTTATCTTAGTTGCCCTTGAGTCACTGGCGCGCCAAGAAGGTGCGAAGCGTTTAGTGTGTAACGCACGTGAAGAGGCGATCAGCTTTTATGAAAAAAATGGCTTTGAGCGTCGCGGAGAGTTAAACGATCAGCGTGGACCTACCCGTCATCAGCAAATGGTTAAGCCACTCGACCCAATGGCAAACGTCTTACGCCGGCCGGAGTGGTGTGCAGAGCTGCAAGAACGCTGGGAGCATCATATTCCTATCAGTGACAAAATGGGAATTAAGATAAATCAGTACACGGGTTATCAGTTTGAATGCAGCGCCCAATTGAATCCCAATCTCAATCCACACAATACGATGTTTGCTGGCTCAGCATTTACTCTCGCCACTCTCACCGGGTGGGGAATGACGTGGCTGTTGCTGAAAGAGCGTGGCTTGCATGGTGATATTGTTTTAGCGGATAGCCAAATTCGTTACCGTCATCCTGTTGAGCAAAACCCAGTGGCACAAAGCTCACTTGATGGCATCAGTGGGGATTTAGATCGCTTAGCCAGTGGACGTAAGGCGCGGATTATTATTCACGTCACGATATACAGTGGTAAAGTCGCTGCGGTGGAGTTTGTCGGTACCTACATGCTGTTACCAAACTACAATGCCTTACTCGACTCTAGACTGGATTGTTGA